A genomic stretch from Kribbella amoyensis includes:
- a CDS encoding phosphotransferase encodes MSDGGPPDDLLDRFRADQAEPIQLGRSGASVVRLRRRGETLYYKAGRGVDLEAERLAWLRETSIPCPRIVDKGNDWVVTTELAGRDASQPWPAADRPAVLRAIAEGIEVLHALTDCPFGSPFPGEQAVVTHGDYAAPNVFIDPETLRFSGLLDVSRLGLGDPYVDVALMVKSLSGTLNPQYGGPPAARYFAEAYGADPDDPRIAEYIRLDNTGDYA; translated from the coding sequence GTGAGTGACGGAGGTCCGCCCGACGACCTTCTGGACCGCTTTCGCGCCGACCAGGCCGAGCCGATCCAGCTCGGCCGGTCCGGCGCCTCGGTGGTGCGGCTCCGTCGGCGGGGCGAAACCCTGTACTACAAGGCCGGGCGCGGTGTGGATCTCGAAGCCGAGCGGCTCGCCTGGCTCCGGGAGACCTCGATCCCGTGTCCACGCATCGTTGACAAGGGCAACGATTGGGTGGTGACGACCGAGCTGGCCGGGCGGGACGCGTCCCAGCCCTGGCCCGCCGCGGATCGGCCCGCCGTCCTCCGGGCGATTGCCGAGGGCATCGAAGTCCTGCATGCGTTGACCGATTGCCCTTTCGGCTCACCGTTTCCTGGCGAGCAAGCAGTCGTCACCCATGGCGACTACGCCGCGCCGAACGTCTTCATCGACCCGGAGACGCTGCGGTTCAGCGGGCTCCTCGACGTCAGCCGGCTCGGGCTCGGTGATCCGTACGTCGACGTCGCGCTGATGGTGAAGAGCCTGTCCGGCACGCTGAATCCCCAGTACGGCGGGCCGCCCGCCGCTCGGTACTTCGCCGAGGCCTACGGCGCCGATCCCGACGACCCGCGGATCGCGGAGTACATCCGCCTCGACAACACGGGCGACTACGCCTAG
- the purH gene encoding bifunctional phosphoribosylaminoimidazolecarboxamide formyltransferase/IMP cyclohydrolase — MSTDRRPIRRALISVYDKTGLEELAQALHAAGVQLVSTGSTAARIAATGVPVTKVEELTGFPECLDGRVKTLHPMVHAGLLADVRKPEHVEQLAEMRVEPFDLLVSNLYPFTETVASGAGVDECIEQIDIGGPSMVRGAAKNHANVAVVTSADQYDQLYTVLEDGGFSLAERQKLAAAAFVHTAEYDLAVASWMGNVLTDSGEGSGFPAWVGSAWDKQAVLRYGENPHQPAALYTSGRAGLASAEQLHGKEMSYNNYVDADAARRTAYDFADPAVAIIKHANPCGIAVGADIAEAHRRAHECDPVSAYGGVIATNAPVSVEMAKQVAEIFTEVLVAPAFEDGAAEILQAKKNIRLLVAPPRDDAEKIELRAISGGLLLQHTDRFQAEGDDPSAWQLAAGDAASDEVLADLAFAWKACRAVKSNAILLASQGASVGVGMGQVNRVDSCRLAVSRAGERAAGSVAASDAFFPFPDGLEVLIEAGVKAVVQPGGSIRDEQAIEAAQKAGITMYFTGTRHFFH; from the coding sequence GTGAGCACCGACCGCAGGCCGATCCGCCGGGCGCTGATCAGCGTCTACGACAAGACCGGTCTGGAGGAGCTCGCGCAGGCGCTGCACGCCGCCGGGGTCCAGCTGGTGTCGACCGGTTCCACCGCGGCCCGGATCGCCGCGACCGGGGTCCCGGTGACCAAGGTCGAGGAGCTGACCGGGTTCCCCGAGTGCCTCGACGGCCGGGTCAAGACGCTGCACCCGATGGTGCACGCGGGTCTGCTGGCCGACGTCCGCAAGCCCGAGCACGTCGAGCAGCTCGCCGAGATGCGGGTGGAGCCGTTCGACCTGCTGGTGAGCAACCTGTACCCGTTCACCGAGACGGTCGCCTCGGGCGCCGGCGTGGACGAGTGCATCGAGCAGATCGACATCGGCGGCCCGTCGATGGTCCGCGGCGCGGCGAAGAACCACGCGAACGTCGCCGTGGTGACGTCGGCCGACCAGTACGACCAGCTGTACACCGTGCTCGAGGACGGCGGCTTCTCGCTGGCGGAGCGGCAGAAGCTGGCCGCTGCCGCGTTCGTGCACACCGCGGAGTACGACCTCGCCGTGGCGTCCTGGATGGGCAACGTGCTCACCGACAGCGGTGAGGGTTCGGGCTTCCCGGCCTGGGTCGGCTCGGCCTGGGACAAGCAGGCCGTCCTCCGCTACGGCGAGAACCCGCACCAGCCGGCCGCGCTGTACACGAGCGGCCGCGCCGGGCTGGCGTCCGCCGAGCAGCTGCACGGCAAGGAGATGTCGTACAACAACTACGTCGACGCGGACGCGGCCCGGCGGACGGCGTACGACTTCGCCGACCCGGCGGTCGCGATCATCAAGCACGCGAACCCGTGCGGGATCGCGGTCGGCGCCGACATCGCGGAGGCGCACCGGCGAGCGCACGAGTGCGACCCGGTCTCGGCGTACGGCGGCGTGATCGCCACGAACGCGCCGGTGTCGGTCGAGATGGCCAAGCAGGTCGCGGAGATCTTCACCGAGGTGCTCGTCGCCCCGGCGTTCGAGGACGGCGCGGCCGAGATCCTGCAGGCGAAGAAGAACATCCGCCTGCTCGTCGCCCCGCCGCGCGACGACGCGGAGAAGATCGAACTGCGCGCGATCAGCGGCGGCCTGTTGCTGCAGCACACCGACCGCTTCCAGGCCGAGGGCGACGACCCGTCTGCCTGGCAGTTGGCGGCCGGCGACGCGGCGTCCGACGAGGTGCTCGCGGATCTGGCGTTCGCGTGGAAGGCCTGCCGCGCGGTGAAGTCCAACGCGATCCTGCTCGCGTCGCAGGGTGCGTCGGTCGGCGTCGGCATGGGTCAGGTGAACCGCGTCGACTCGTGCCGGCTCGCGGTGTCGCGTGCGGGTGAGCGGGCGGCCGGGTCGGTGGCGGCGTCGGACGCGTTCTTCCCGTTCCCCGACGGGCTCGAGGTGCTGATCGAAGCCGGCGTGAAGGCTGTCGTCCAGCCCGGCGGGTCGATCCGCGACGAGCAGGCGATCGAGGCGGCGCAGAAGGCGGGTATCACGATGTACTTCACCGGGACCCGGCACTTCTTCCACTGA
- the purN gene encoding phosphoribosylglycinamide formyltransferase codes for MTDPVAPSPDPARLVVLVSGSGSNLQALLDACQDPAYGAQVVAVGADRDGIASLDRAAAAGVPSFVHKVKDYPERIVWDRALTASVAEYRPDLVVSAGFLKLVGEDFLHAFGDRYVNTHNALLPSFPGIHGPRDALEYGVKVTGATLFFVDGGVDTGPIIAQVTVPVEDDDTEDTLSERIKEVERRQLVDWVGRLVRDGWTITGRKVRTK; via the coding sequence GTGACAGACCCGGTTGCGCCCAGCCCTGATCCCGCGCGACTCGTCGTACTCGTGTCCGGATCCGGCTCGAACCTGCAGGCCCTGCTCGACGCGTGCCAGGACCCGGCGTACGGCGCCCAGGTGGTCGCCGTCGGCGCGGACCGGGACGGGATCGCGAGCCTGGACCGCGCGGCCGCCGCCGGGGTGCCGAGCTTCGTCCACAAGGTCAAGGACTATCCCGAGCGGATCGTCTGGGATCGCGCCCTGACCGCGTCCGTCGCGGAGTACCGGCCCGACCTGGTCGTCTCGGCCGGGTTTCTCAAGCTGGTCGGCGAGGACTTCCTGCACGCGTTCGGCGACCGCTACGTCAACACCCACAACGCGCTGCTGCCGAGCTTCCCCGGCATCCACGGACCGCGGGACGCGCTCGAGTACGGCGTCAAGGTGACCGGCGCGACCCTGTTCTTCGTCGACGGCGGGGTGGACACCGGGCCGATCATCGCCCAGGTGACCGTGCCCGTCGAGGACGACGACACCGAAGACACCCTGTCGGAGCGGATCAAGGAGGTCGAGCGCCGCCAGCTGGTGGACTGGGTCGGCCGCCTGGTCCGCGACGGCTGGACCATCACCGGACGAAAGGTCAGAACGAAGTGA
- a CDS encoding DUF6350 family protein: MTDMLSRPGARDGGSHQAPGPGSELSAPTKPVLVAAVVGAGACLLTGLLTCAAVAVVGWLAATFGGASGAVRAGATVWLVAHKAGATLGGGAITIAPLGLTLFLGWCLYRGGRFTARVSAADRTKDLLTAALVFSVAYGLGALIIALLTSDGAVKVSPLSAFLGAVSLAIVAGTAGILVESGAAEDLADATPDGLRDAVPAAAAAILAILGAASVLYGVLLAIHFSRVTGMLELLDAGVVGSVVLFAICLVLLPNVVLYVVAFLAGPGFQLGVGTTIAPTGVDVGNLPALPLLAAVPEDGATPTYLLVLTALVPLLAGVIAGLVVARRGLAAPDAEALGWDAFALRGGMAALLGAAGLLVLMLVSGGSAGPGRMAEIGIPAALPAAGVLGAGMAIGAAVTAGVLAARRPADEGTDPER; this comes from the coding sequence ATGACCGACATGCTGAGCCGTCCGGGCGCCCGTGACGGCGGATCTCACCAGGCGCCCGGACCCGGCTCCGAACTCTCCGCCCCGACCAAGCCGGTCCTGGTCGCCGCCGTGGTCGGCGCCGGCGCCTGCCTGCTCACCGGGCTGCTGACCTGCGCCGCGGTCGCGGTCGTCGGCTGGCTCGCCGCGACCTTCGGCGGCGCCTCCGGAGCGGTCCGCGCCGGCGCCACCGTCTGGCTCGTGGCGCACAAGGCCGGGGCCACGCTCGGCGGCGGCGCGATCACGATCGCGCCGCTCGGGCTCACGCTCTTCCTCGGCTGGTGCCTGTACCGGGGCGGCCGCTTCACCGCGCGGGTCAGCGCGGCCGACCGGACGAAGGACCTGCTCACCGCGGCCCTGGTGTTCTCGGTCGCGTACGGGCTCGGCGCGCTGATCATCGCGCTGCTCACCTCCGACGGCGCGGTGAAGGTGTCCCCGCTGTCCGCGTTCCTCGGGGCCGTCTCGCTCGCGATCGTCGCCGGCACCGCCGGGATCCTGGTCGAGTCCGGGGCCGCCGAGGACCTCGCCGACGCGACCCCGGACGGCCTGCGGGACGCCGTACCGGCTGCGGCCGCCGCGATCCTGGCGATCCTCGGTGCCGCCTCGGTCCTGTACGGGGTGCTGCTGGCGATCCACTTCTCCCGGGTGACCGGGATGCTGGAACTGCTCGACGCGGGCGTGGTCGGCTCGGTCGTGCTGTTCGCGATCTGCCTCGTCCTGCTGCCGAACGTGGTGCTGTACGTGGTGGCGTTCCTGGCCGGACCAGGGTTCCAGCTCGGGGTCGGGACCACGATCGCGCCGACCGGGGTGGACGTGGGCAACCTGCCGGCGCTCCCGCTGCTGGCCGCGGTACCCGAGGACGGCGCGACCCCGACGTACCTGCTGGTGCTCACTGCCCTGGTACCGCTGCTGGCGGGCGTGATCGCCGGGCTGGTCGTGGCCCGACGTGGGCTGGCGGCGCCGGATGCGGAGGCGCTCGGGTGGGACGCGTTCGCGCTGCGGGGTGGGATGGCCGCGTTGCTCGGCGCCGCCGGGTTGCTCGTGCTGATGCTCGTCTCGGGGGGCTCGGCCGGGCCGGGCCGGATGGCCGAGATCGGGATCCCGGCCGCGCTGCCGGCCGCCGGAGTGCTCGGCGCCGGGATGGCGATCGGGGCCGCGGTCACCGCCGGGGTGCTGGCCGCCCGCCGCCCGGCTGACGAGGGGACCGACCCCGAGCGATAA